In Sphingomonas sp. SUN019, one genomic interval encodes:
- a CDS encoding acyl-CoA dehydrogenase family protein → MTDTLLRHSRESGNPLPASAPPSSLSAEDRTALIDQVRRLLADRCTEADVRRIMDSESGHDPALWRSIADLGLPGLTIPDAHGGAGLGPVELELVMEEAGASLLPAPLLSTALATALLQSCGHTAPLADIASGARIATVAFSGANDWTGAGDVRVAGDRLTGTARFVTDAQIADLILLATDDGVFLVEASDATITPLPTFDHTRRLADVRLDGPASRIGDAAAVKPALDLAIVALAGEQAGAARRLLDMTVDYARTRHQFGRAIGSFQAIKHMAADLLIEVESATSAARNAAQKLADDAPDKDSAIALAAFACADAFVKVAADAIQMHGGIAFTWDHPAHLYLRRARADAILFGTPDHWRERFIRALEVQA, encoded by the coding sequence GTGACCGATACCCTGCTGCGTCATTCCCGCGAAAGCGGGAACCCACTGCCCGCCAGCGCTCCGCCATCCTCGCTATCTGCGGAAGACCGGACCGCCCTGATCGACCAGGTCCGCCGCCTGCTCGCCGACCGCTGCACCGAAGCCGACGTCCGCCGCATCATGGACAGCGAAAGCGGCCATGACCCGGCTCTGTGGCGGTCGATCGCCGACCTCGGCCTCCCGGGCCTGACCATCCCCGACGCACACGGCGGCGCAGGCCTCGGCCCGGTCGAACTCGAATTGGTGATGGAGGAAGCCGGCGCGAGCCTCCTACCCGCCCCGCTCCTGTCGACCGCGCTCGCCACCGCGCTATTGCAATCCTGCGGACACACCGCGCCGCTCGCCGACATCGCCAGCGGCGCGCGGATCGCCACCGTCGCCTTCTCGGGCGCAAACGACTGGACGGGCGCAGGCGACGTTCGTGTCGCGGGCGACCGCCTCACCGGAACCGCCCGCTTCGTCACCGACGCCCAGATCGCCGACCTGATCCTGCTCGCCACCGACGACGGCGTATTTCTGGTCGAGGCGAGCGACGCGACGATCACCCCCCTCCCCACCTTCGACCACACCCGCCGCCTCGCCGACGTGCGCCTCGACGGCCCCGCCTCCCGGATCGGCGACGCTGCGGCGGTCAAACCAGCGCTCGACCTCGCCATCGTCGCACTCGCAGGCGAACAGGCGGGCGCAGCGCGGCGGTTGCTCGACATGACCGTCGACTATGCCCGGACCCGCCACCAGTTCGGCCGCGCGATCGGCAGTTTCCAGGCGATCAAGCACATGGCCGCCGACCTGCTGATCGAGGTCGAAAGCGCCACCTCCGCCGCGCGCAACGCCGCGCAGAAGCTGGCCGACGACGCACCCGACAAGGATTCGGCCATCGCGCTCGCCGCCTTCGCCTGCGCCGACGCCTTCGTGAAGGTCGCCGCGGACGCGATCCAGATGCACGGCGGTATCGCCTTCACCTGGGATCACCCCGCGCACCTCTACCTCCGCCGCGCGCGCGCCGACGCGATATTGTTCGGCACCCCCGACCACTGGCGCGAACGCTTCATCCGCGCGTTGGAGGTGCAGGCATGA
- a CDS encoding MBL fold metallo-hydrolase codes for MPLVLKLVGATLLFLIVAAALAITIVPRFLDRIYYDGRESDHFDGARFFNPDGVDDTLAPPTGGSRAGFFWRYFTGSDGRPPWPASVPVTPTKPAARIEGERMVVTWVGHASVLIQTQGLNILTDPVWANSAGPLGLGPKRVAAPGVRLNDLPKIDLILVSHNHYDHLDKATLKQLWERDKPRIVTSLGNDSIIAQVGARATALDWGEAEVLGGDGWRTERGIPQCDPDGACPGDRLSVFVMRNHHWSSRWFADRNRALWSSFVVTLPSGGNLFFAGDTGLGDGKWPAEAAALGPIRLALIPIGAFRFVPGQMGSGSHIGPIDAVRVFDRLGAARAIPIHWGTFRLSYEERETPPRMLDLLLRCTGGDPARFAPAAFGEPVEIALYTAPTQRPDESLLATCADRPEIKALR; via the coding sequence TTGCCGCTAGTCCTGAAGCTCGTCGGCGCGACATTGCTGTTCCTGATCGTCGCGGCGGCGCTCGCAATCACGATCGTCCCGCGCTTCCTCGACCGGATCTATTACGACGGGCGGGAAAGCGACCATTTCGACGGCGCGCGCTTCTTCAATCCCGATGGCGTGGACGATACGCTCGCCCCGCCGACCGGCGGCAGCCGCGCGGGGTTCTTCTGGCGGTATTTCACCGGCAGCGACGGGCGTCCGCCGTGGCCCGCCTCGGTTCCCGTGACCCCGACAAAGCCCGCCGCACGGATAGAGGGCGAGCGGATGGTGGTGACGTGGGTCGGCCATGCCAGCGTGTTGATCCAGACGCAGGGCCTGAACATCCTGACCGATCCGGTATGGGCGAACAGCGCCGGACCGCTCGGCCTCGGCCCGAAACGCGTCGCCGCGCCCGGCGTGCGGCTGAACGACCTGCCCAAGATCGACCTGATTCTGGTCAGCCACAATCATTATGATCATCTCGACAAAGCGACGCTCAAGCAACTGTGGGAGCGCGATAAACCGCGCATCGTCACCAGCCTTGGCAACGATAGCATCATCGCGCAGGTCGGTGCCCGGGCAACCGCGCTCGACTGGGGAGAGGCGGAGGTATTGGGGGGCGACGGCTGGAGAACGGAGCGCGGAATTCCGCAGTGCGATCCGGACGGCGCCTGCCCCGGAGATCGCCTCTCGGTATTCGTCATGCGCAACCACCATTGGAGCAGCCGCTGGTTCGCCGACCGCAACCGGGCGCTGTGGTCCAGCTTCGTCGTCACGCTTCCCTCGGGCGGTAACCTTTTCTTCGCGGGCGACACCGGACTCGGCGACGGGAAATGGCCCGCCGAGGCCGCGGCGCTTGGACCGATACGCCTCGCCCTGATCCCGATCGGCGCGTTCCGCTTCGTGCCGGGTCAGATGGGCTCGGGCAGCCATATCGGTCCGATCGACGCGGTGCGCGTGTTCGACCGGCTTGGAGCCGCGCGCGCGATACCGATCCATTGGGGCACGTTCCGGCTCAGCTACGAGGAGCGTGAGACGCCACCGAGGATGCTCGACCTGCTGCTGCGTTGCACCGGCGGCGATCCCGCGCGCTTCGCGCCCGCGGCGTTCGGCGAGCCCGTCGAGATCGCACTCTACACCGCGCCGACGCAGCGCCCGGACGAAAGCCTGCTAGCGACGTGCGCGGACCGGCCGGAGATCAAGGCGCTCCGCTGA
- a CDS encoding SDR family oxidoreductase produces MRGIFITGGASGIGLAAARRFRREGWFVGIGDIDAAGMARVGEELSAFTTPLDVRDRAQWQIALDGFVAASGGRLDVLLNNAGIARFGMFEEVSPDEADLQIDINVKGVINGAYAALPHLKATPGSRLINVASVAGIVGSPGLAVYSATKFAVRGLSEALDAEFTRHGVDVACVMPYFVETPILDCGSAGTNRTIRDATAGQPVYTVKEAADVIWQAAHGAEREYIVGKAGKQARFAQRFMPGRLRKRLKAGMAGG; encoded by the coding sequence ATGCGCGGTATCTTCATCACCGGCGGCGCATCGGGCATCGGCCTCGCTGCTGCGCGTCGTTTCAGGCGCGAAGGCTGGTTCGTCGGCATCGGCGACATCGACGCTGCGGGAATGGCGCGCGTCGGGGAAGAACTGAGCGCCTTCACCACCCCGCTCGACGTGCGTGACCGCGCACAGTGGCAAATTGCGCTCGACGGCTTCGTCGCCGCATCGGGCGGGCGGCTCGACGTGCTGCTCAACAATGCCGGCATCGCGCGGTTCGGAATGTTCGAGGAAGTGTCGCCAGACGAAGCCGACCTGCAGATCGACATCAACGTGAAGGGCGTCATCAACGGTGCGTACGCCGCGCTGCCGCACCTGAAGGCGACGCCGGGCAGCCGCCTGATCAACGTTGCATCGGTCGCGGGAATCGTCGGCTCCCCCGGCCTCGCGGTCTATTCCGCCACGAAGTTCGCAGTACGCGGGTTGTCCGAGGCGCTGGACGCCGAGTTCACGCGCCACGGCGTCGATGTCGCGTGCGTCATGCCATATTTCGTAGAAACCCCGATCCTCGACTGTGGGTCAGCAGGCACCAACCGCACGATCCGTGATGCGACCGCGGGGCAGCCGGTCTATACCGTCAAAGAAGCCGCCGACGTGATCTGGCAAGCCGCGCACGGCGCGGAACGCGAGTATATCGTCGGCAAGGCGGGAAAACAGGCGCGGTTCGCGCAACGTTTCATGCCTGGAAGGCTGCGCAAGCGGCTGAAGGCGGGAATGGCGGGGGGCTGA
- a CDS encoding endonuclease/exonuclease/phosphatase family protein, protein MFHGNVSLEIAEGLKLLRRRIETAKIPPSQLDETLNIATWNIREFGRRRRSEAAIHYIAEIIGQFDLVGVVELRDRLQDLERILPILGPYWDAVYSDAILDAGGNRERICYLYDRRACSFNGLAAEASPPRKKSGTEYVADSGWWRAPYIASFKAGNYDFLALTVHIRWGDDDVAREAEIRGVANWIAAKMDAKAGEDQDWIVMGDFNIPGRDSPMFAALTSTGLTIPRALLKDEFGSNLARDKRYDQIMHLTRFADDFTLAGGVLDFYASDHKPLFPDLTKEQFTYQLSDHLPLWVQIRTDIDGQLLDQIIQRKRGD, encoded by the coding sequence ATGTTTCACGGCAACGTCAGTCTGGAGATCGCCGAGGGGCTGAAGCTGCTGCGCCGTCGCATCGAAACCGCAAAGATACCGCCGTCGCAACTCGACGAAACGCTCAACATCGCCACTTGGAACATCCGCGAGTTCGGCCGCCGCCGCCGCAGCGAAGCCGCAATCCACTACATCGCGGAAATTATCGGCCAGTTCGACTTGGTCGGCGTCGTCGAACTGCGCGACCGGCTGCAGGATCTCGAACGGATACTGCCGATCCTCGGGCCATATTGGGACGCCGTCTATTCGGATGCGATTCTCGACGCGGGGGGCAACCGTGAGCGCATCTGCTATCTCTACGATCGCCGCGCCTGCTCCTTCAACGGGCTGGCGGCGGAGGCCAGTCCCCCGCGCAAGAAAAGCGGCACCGAATATGTCGCCGACAGCGGCTGGTGGCGCGCGCCGTATATCGCTTCATTCAAGGCCGGGAATTACGATTTCCTGGCGCTGACCGTCCACATCCGCTGGGGCGACGACGATGTCGCACGAGAGGCGGAAATCCGCGGCGTGGCGAACTGGATCGCGGCCAAGATGGACGCCAAGGCGGGGGAGGATCAGGACTGGATCGTGATGGGCGATTTCAACATCCCCGGCCGCGACAGTCCGATGTTCGCCGCGCTGACCTCGACCGGCCTGACGATCCCCCGCGCGCTGCTGAAGGACGAATTCGGATCGAACCTGGCGCGCGACAAACGCTACGACCAGATCATGCACCTCACCCGTTTCGCCGATGATTTCACGCTGGCCGGCGGCGTGCTCGATTTCTACGCCAGCGATCACAAACCATTGTTCCCCGATCTCACGAAGGAACAATTCACCTATCAGCTATCCGATCACCTACCGCTCTGGGTCCAGATCAGGACCGACATCGACGGGCAATTGCTCGATCAGATCATCCAGCGCAAACGCGGCGATTGA
- a CDS encoding amidohydrolase, which produces MRHILLFATAMTMAAPAQAAPDYAAAVRADYDKDLGALWDYFHRNPELSFRETKTAARMAAELKKVPGMVVTEKVGQTGVVGVLKNGAGPVVLVRADMDGLPVEEKSGLPNASKVRQIGVDGVETPVMHACGHDTHIVAMVATARRLAALKDRWKGTLVFIVQPAEERVGGAKAMVEDGLYTRFPKPQYALAFHVAADLESGKVSASEGIQYSSSDSVDITIPGIGAHGASPQAGKDPVYMASQLVIALQGLISRERQPLDPGVITVGSFHSGLKHNIISDQAKLQVTVRANDEETRAKLIAGIKRVARGVGVLNGMPEDKMPVVNVIEGTPTTINDAALAKRLNAVMVENLGAANVELFEQTGMGAEDFAYLVQPDTGVKGYYFAVGGTPAAAFAAEKNGGPAVPSHHSPLFKIAPEPAIVTGATAMTAVVLDLMKPGAQATAR; this is translated from the coding sequence ATGCGCCATATCCTGCTGTTCGCCACCGCCATGACGATGGCGGCTCCGGCCCAGGCCGCACCCGATTACGCCGCCGCGGTGAGGGCGGATTACGACAAGGATTTGGGTGCGCTGTGGGATTATTTCCACCGCAACCCCGAACTGTCGTTCCGCGAGACGAAGACCGCGGCGCGGATGGCGGCGGAGCTGAAGAAGGTGCCCGGCATGGTCGTGACCGAGAAGGTCGGGCAGACCGGCGTCGTGGGCGTGCTGAAGAACGGCGCGGGGCCGGTGGTGCTGGTGCGCGCCGACATGGACGGCCTGCCGGTGGAGGAAAAATCGGGCCTGCCCAACGCGTCGAAGGTGCGGCAAATCGGCGTCGACGGGGTCGAGACGCCGGTGATGCACGCCTGCGGCCACGACACGCATATCGTCGCGATGGTGGCCACCGCGCGGCGGCTGGCGGCGCTGAAGGATCGCTGGAAAGGGACGCTGGTGTTCATAGTCCAGCCCGCCGAGGAACGCGTCGGGGGCGCGAAAGCGATGGTCGAGGACGGGCTGTATACGCGTTTCCCCAAGCCGCAATATGCGCTGGCGTTCCACGTCGCGGCGGACCTCGAATCGGGTAAGGTCTCCGCGTCGGAGGGCATTCAATATTCGTCGTCGGATTCGGTCGACATCACAATTCCCGGCATCGGCGCGCATGGCGCGTCGCCGCAGGCGGGTAAGGATCCGGTATATATGGCGTCGCAGCTCGTCATCGCGCTGCAGGGGCTGATCAGCCGCGAACGCCAGCCGCTCGATCCCGGCGTCATCACGGTGGGGTCGTTCCATTCGGGGCTGAAGCACAACATCATCAGCGACCAGGCGAAGCTGCAGGTGACGGTGCGCGCCAATGACGAGGAGACCCGCGCGAAGCTGATCGCGGGGATCAAGCGCGTCGCGCGCGGCGTGGGCGTGCTGAACGGCATGCCCGAAGACAAGATGCCGGTCGTCAATGTGATCGAGGGGACACCGACGACGATCAACGATGCGGCGCTCGCCAAACGGCTGAACGCGGTGATGGTCGAGAATTTGGGCGCCGCGAATGTCGAGCTGTTCGAACAGACCGGCATGGGGGCGGAGGATTTCGCCTATCTCGTCCAGCCCGACACCGGGGTTAAAGGCTATTATTTCGCGGTCGGCGGCACGCCCGCAGCGGCGTTCGCGGCCGAGAAGAATGGCGGCCCCGCGGTGCCGTCGCACCATTCGCCGTTGTTCAAGATCGCGCCCGAACCCGCGATCGTGACCGGCGCGACCGCGATGACCGCGGTGGTGCTGGACCTGATGAAACCGGGTGCGCAGGCTACGGCGCGCTGA
- a CDS encoding VOC family protein produces MIGYATLGSNDIDRALAFYDALLPTLGGKQLMQLPDEQKLTFYGVDMDKPMLGVGKPYDGGSATPGNGTMVALAAGDRGQVDAVHAKAIELGGTDEGAPGLRAPEEMGFYGAYFRDLDGNKLCVFKLG; encoded by the coding sequence ATGATCGGTTATGCGACACTGGGCAGCAACGACATCGATCGTGCGTTAGCGTTCTACGACGCCCTTCTGCCGACGCTCGGCGGAAAGCAGCTGATGCAGTTGCCCGACGAACAGAAGCTGACCTTTTACGGCGTGGATATGGACAAGCCGATGCTGGGCGTCGGCAAGCCTTATGACGGCGGCAGCGCGACGCCCGGCAACGGCACGATGGTCGCGCTGGCGGCGGGCGATCGTGGGCAGGTCGACGCGGTGCACGCCAAGGCGATCGAACTAGGCGGAACGGACGAGGGCGCGCCGGGATTGCGTGCGCCGGAGGAAATGGGTTTCTACGGCGCGTATTTCCGCGACCTGGACGGCAACAAGCTGTGCGTCTTCAAGCTCGGGTAG
- a CDS encoding acyl-CoA dehydrogenase family protein, producing MTDAQIKADVEAWLADNWTGELPPATEQFGRDPRSAWLAKVRDAGYATPRWPADWYGRDYTNDQAKIVERAFAAAGAPGAGQDRTNLWANTAFAHATPAFKHEIVPKLLAGEVGMCLLYSEPGAGSDLAAIRTRAERDGDDYVINGQKVWTSGAASADYGMLIARTDWDVPKHRGISFFFLPMKQAGVEVRPLRQVTDEAHFNEVFITDARVPAANVLGPLNGGWSVLQTALAYERSVMGDAARGPRSGAGGPKGDLSLLGLAKEAGKLGDPLIRQDVARVIGYRMLNKLNTQRAKAEMAQGTSSPIMSLGKLAMSRILHEEARVRTALLGPESLLEGPDHPRAEDANFLTFNAYFTSIGGGTDQIQRNIIGERVLGLPKEPEVDRTIPFREVRAG from the coding sequence ATGACCGACGCGCAGATCAAGGCCGATGTCGAGGCGTGGTTGGCTGACAATTGGACCGGTGAATTACCGCCCGCGACCGAACAGTTCGGCCGCGATCCGCGTAGCGCGTGGCTTGCCAAGGTCCGCGACGCGGGTTACGCGACACCGCGCTGGCCCGCCGACTGGTATGGCCGCGATTACACCAACGATCAGGCGAAGATCGTCGAACGCGCCTTCGCAGCGGCCGGCGCACCGGGCGCGGGACAGGACCGCACGAACCTGTGGGCCAACACGGCCTTCGCCCACGCAACGCCCGCATTCAAACACGAAATCGTTCCGAAACTGCTGGCGGGCGAGGTCGGCATGTGCCTGCTCTATTCCGAACCCGGCGCGGGATCGGACCTAGCCGCGATCCGCACCCGCGCCGAACGGGATGGCGACGATTACGTCATCAACGGGCAAAAGGTCTGGACCAGCGGGGCGGCGTCCGCCGACTACGGCATGCTGATCGCACGCACCGACTGGGACGTACCGAAGCATCGGGGGATCAGTTTCTTCTTCCTGCCGATGAAGCAGGCGGGCGTCGAGGTCCGCCCGCTGCGCCAGGTCACCGACGAAGCGCATTTCAACGAGGTGTTCATCACCGATGCGCGCGTCCCCGCGGCGAACGTGCTCGGCCCGCTCAATGGTGGCTGGAGCGTGCTACAGACCGCACTGGCCTACGAACGATCAGTTATGGGCGACGCCGCGCGCGGGCCGCGCAGCGGCGCGGGCGGGCCGAAGGGCGACCTTTCGTTGCTCGGCTTGGCGAAGGAAGCCGGCAAGCTGGGCGATCCGCTGATCCGGCAGGATGTGGCGCGCGTCATCGGCTACCGGATGCTCAACAAACTGAACACGCAGCGCGCGAAGGCGGAAATGGCGCAGGGCACGTCATCCCCGATCATGTCGCTCGGCAAACTCGCGATGAGCCGCATCCTGCACGAAGAGGCACGCGTCCGCACCGCGCTGCTGGGGCCGGAAAGTCTGCTCGAAGGCCCCGATCATCCGCGCGCGGAGGACGCCAATTTCCTGACCTTCAACGCTTATTTCACGTCGATCGGCGGCGGCACCGACCAGATCCAGCGCAACATCATCGGGGAACGCGTGCTGGGCCTGCCGAAGGAACCTGAAGTCGACCGCACGATCCCGTTCCGGGAGGTGCGGGCTGGGTAA
- a CDS encoding NAD(P)/FAD-dependent oxidoreductase codes for MGESKRACIIGAGCSGFTTAKRLKDEGISFDCFEMSDEIGGNWYYRNPNNRSACYQSLHIDTSKWRLAFEDYPVPAGWPDFPSHTQLFQYFKDYVAHFDLRPHITFNTAVETAARRAGGGWSVTLSTGETRDYETLFVCNGHHWDAKIPDYPGTFDNPHFHAHDYRDPYDPVDLRGKNVVVVGMGNSAMDIASELSQRHLAANLWVAARRGVWVLPKYAGGKPMDKSALPLWMPRKLGKALARRMVKKLVGRMEDYGLPAPDHEPLDAHPSVSGDFLNRAGSGDIKFKPNIKALEGTRVRFDDDSVEQVDAIIYATGYRINFPFFDDPALKPDKDNRFPLYKRMLIPGIDDLFFMGLAQPLPTLVNFAEQQSKLAAGFLSGRYALPSPDEMRRITAEDEKVELGDYYQSTRHTIQVDFARYVADLHKEVAKGERRAKAGVRKEAA; via the coding sequence ATGGGCGAATCAAAACGCGCCTGCATCATTGGCGCGGGCTGTTCGGGCTTCACGACGGCGAAGCGGCTGAAGGACGAGGGCATCTCGTTCGACTGTTTCGAAATGTCCGACGAGATCGGCGGCAACTGGTATTATCGCAACCCCAACAACCGCTCCGCCTGCTACCAGAGCTTGCATATCGACACGTCGAAATGGCGCCTCGCGTTCGAGGATTATCCGGTCCCCGCAGGCTGGCCCGATTTCCCCAGCCACACGCAATTATTCCAGTATTTCAAGGATTACGTCGCCCACTTTGATCTGCGGCCTCACATCACCTTCAACACGGCGGTCGAAACGGCGGCGCGACGCGCGGGCGGCGGCTGGTCGGTCACGCTGTCGACCGGAGAGACGCGCGACTACGAAACCCTGTTCGTCTGCAACGGCCACCATTGGGACGCGAAGATCCCCGATTATCCGGGCACGTTCGACAATCCGCATTTCCACGCGCACGATTATCGCGACCCGTATGACCCGGTCGACCTGCGCGGCAAAAACGTGGTGGTCGTCGGCATGGGCAACTCGGCGATGGATATCGCCAGCGAGCTTTCGCAGCGCCATCTCGCCGCGAACCTGTGGGTCGCCGCGCGGCGCGGGGTGTGGGTGCTGCCCAAATATGCCGGCGGCAAGCCGATGGATAAATCCGCGCTTCCGCTGTGGATGCCGCGCAAACTCGGCAAGGCGCTCGCGCGGCGGATGGTGAAGAAGCTGGTCGGCCGGATGGAGGATTACGGCCTCCCCGCGCCCGATCACGAACCGCTCGACGCGCATCCGTCCGTGTCGGGCGATTTCCTCAACCGTGCCGGCTCGGGCGACATAAAATTCAAGCCGAACATCAAGGCGCTGGAGGGAACACGCGTACGCTTCGACGATGACAGCGTCGAACAGGTCGATGCGATCATCTACGCGACCGGGTACCGCATCAATTTCCCGTTCTTCGACGATCCCGCGCTCAAGCCCGACAAGGATAACCGCTTCCCGCTGTACAAACGGATGCTTATCCCTGGCATCGACGACCTGTTCTTCATGGGCCTCGCCCAGCCGCTGCCGACGCTCGTCAATTTCGCCGAACAGCAATCGAAACTGGCGGCGGGGTTCCTCTCGGGCCGCTACGCGCTCCCGTCACCGGACGAGATGCGCCGGATCACCGCGGAGGACGAGAAGGTCGAACTCGGCGACTATTACCAGTCCACCCGCCACACGATCCAGGTCGATTTCGCACGCTACGTGGCGGACCTGCACAAGGAAGTCGCCAAGGGCGAACGCCGCGCAAAGGCCGGCGTGCGAAAGGAAGCCGCGTGA
- a CDS encoding DUF2721 domain-containing protein yields the protein MQYSPEVSTIAQTIQLSLSPVFMLAGIGALLNVLAGRLSRVVDRARTLEGLHPRTTGPEHDRHVWELRLLDRRISIINWALFLAVSSAVLTCAVVALLFIAELASLHIGQYVAVAFIGSMTLLIASLICFMFEVRVSLGAIHVRDELLK from the coding sequence CTGCAATATTCCCCCGAAGTCTCGACGATCGCGCAGACGATCCAGCTATCGCTCAGTCCCGTCTTCATGCTCGCGGGCATCGGCGCGCTGCTGAACGTGCTGGCCGGCCGACTGTCGCGCGTCGTCGATCGCGCGCGCACGCTGGAAGGCCTGCACCCCCGCACGACCGGACCGGAACACGACCGTCACGTGTGGGAGCTGCGGTTGCTCGACCGCCGCATCTCGATCATCAACTGGGCGCTTTTCCTGGCGGTCAGCAGCGCGGTGTTGACGTGCGCGGTCGTCGCCCTGTTGTTCATCGCCGAACTCGCCAGCCTGCACATCGGCCAATATGTCGCGGTCGCCTTCATCGGATCGATGACGCTGCTGATCGCCAGCCTGATCTGCTTCATGTTCGAGGTGCGCGTCTCGCTGGGCGCGATCCACGTCCGCGACGAACTGCTGAAATAA
- a CDS encoding GNAT family N-acetyltransferase produces MTKALSLAEFTRLPRTVRAHLVDGLSTAIDRVAEAGPATHAFLRHQWYVAALAAYGGAARTLVVTAEDTPVLTLPLVAVGHPALRLASVPGCYWPFRGFGLALDAGDEALDVAIETLARHIRAMRVGPVYDGDPSVAALVAAARAKGWKVIDRFVAERFALDMAGQEGAWPRGSTLRKNRFHEKHLAAHGALNWRFVGGADWPDGFDALAEVERVSWIADLTDGSDAKFTDTGHGAFWRAAAADPVLARMMRAALLTVDGKPAAFSFDLDAGTLKYAIANSYDPQFAKHSPGKLLYYRNLVDAQARGMTEVDWGAGDSGYKRTIGATPAGEIRDWLFVRPGAMTLAARLLSPLWRRRPPTHAAILRRG; encoded by the coding sequence ATGACCAAGGCCCTGTCGCTCGCCGAATTCACGCGCCTGCCGCGCACCGTGCGCGCGCATCTGGTCGACGGGCTGTCGACCGCGATCGATCGCGTGGCGGAGGCGGGACCGGCCACGCACGCGTTCCTGCGCCACCAATGGTATGTCGCGGCGCTGGCGGCCTACGGCGGCGCGGCGCGAACGTTGGTGGTGACCGCCGAAGACACGCCGGTGCTGACGCTGCCGCTGGTCGCGGTCGGGCATCCGGCGTTGAGGCTGGCCAGCGTGCCAGGCTGCTATTGGCCGTTCCGCGGATTCGGGCTGGCGCTTGATGCGGGGGACGAGGCGCTCGACGTAGCGATAGAGACGCTGGCCCGGCATATTCGCGCGATGCGGGTCGGGCCGGTCTATGATGGCGATCCGTCGGTCGCGGCGCTGGTCGCGGCGGCGCGGGCGAAGGGATGGAAGGTGATCGACCGGTTCGTCGCCGAACGCTTTGCGCTGGATATGGCGGGGCAGGAAGGCGCTTGGCCGCGCGGATCGACGCTGCGCAAGAACCGTTTCCACGAAAAGCATCTGGCGGCGCATGGCGCACTCAACTGGCGCTTTGTCGGCGGGGCGGACTGGCCTGACGGTTTTGATGCGTTGGCGGAGGTCGAGCGGGTCAGCTGGATCGCGGACCTGACCGACGGCAGCGATGCGAAGTTCACCGATACCGGGCACGGCGCGTTCTGGCGCGCGGCGGCGGCGGATCCCGTGCTGGCGCGGATGATGCGCGCGGCGTTGCTGACGGTGGACGGCAAGCCAGCCGCGTTCAGTTTCGATCTCGATGCGGGCACGTTGAAATACGCGATCGCAAACAGTTACGATCCGCAGTTCGCGAAACATTCACCAGGGAAACTGCTATACTATCGCAATCTGGTCGACGCGCAGGCGCGCGGGATGACTGAGGTCGATTGGGGCGCGGGGGACAGCGGCTACAAGCGCACGATCGGCGCAACGCCCGCAGGTGAAATCCGCGACTGGTTGTTCGTGCGGCCGGGCGCCATGACGCTGGCGGCGCGGTTGCTGTCGCCGTTGTGGCGGCGACGGCCGCCGACCCATGCGGCGATCCTGCGGCGGGGTTAG